The Halichondria panicea chromosome 17, odHalPani1.1, whole genome shotgun sequence DNA segment GGTCCTTTTTACGTAAAAACTTGAAACTTGATTAATTAAGACAGCCAGCCACTGAACAATAATCTAAGTTCAGGGTCTCAGTAAccaatagcctcgattccaggccgcaagaaaTTCGAGGCTAAGTAGCCACAGAAACATCCTATTCTATGCTATGACAATTAAATTGGAGTCAATAGCAACTGTATGGCCACGGGAAAGAAAACAGCTCACATGTGTCattttatgcataattataatagtatacCAAGAataagagaagagggcatgtaaCAGTTTGCGAGTAAAAACTGTAAGTGGGCGGTGGAATTTACTGGAAAAGTACAgtcagcatatagatagaaaaATCACTTCTATTTATATGAAtggtataagaaattttgaaaTTGGGTAaactatgacaaagttatgacaacattatgagGGCGTACCTCAACTCAAACAGACTTTAGTCTTGTCcgcaaacatgtacatgtaaacaagtGATACACGAGATTGTACATCTGTATCAGCATTTTTCCTAACCACAAACCACAGGGATCTGGTGTATAATTACGATTCCAATAAGAGACTGTATCACAGTACGTTATAAACCACTGTATAGCAACCACATAGCAACGGGCAAGAAGGGTAATTGTTAGAGGCTGCACATATTGATACAGAGGCAGGGTCTTGTTGAGAATTACACAGAGAGACATGTGAAGGGAAATGCAGTATATTCCCTTTACTCCCTGGatccacacacaaacacactcacTGTCGAATGCCCTTGACCCTCGTGGGACCGTCCCACACCTCCACCACTAGCATCTCTCGCTCAGCACAGCCCATCGACCTGTGCAATACAAATCACTCTGTAATTACCATTACACTGCACATAGGTTATAatatgcatactgtacatgtacatgcttcATATTACATAAATAGCACACCACTCGatcacactcttcacacacacacactcacagttcGAGAGTCTCATTCCACTGAGGGTTGAGGTTAGCTTTCCGCACACTTGTCTCCCGTATTTCTCCCGTGGGCATGATTCCGCCCCTTTTCTTCCAGTCGAGGAGGTTCTCTTTCCTCACAATATCCTCCCCCTGACAAGTGGCATCAATGATCCCAATACGAACATACGGGTCACTCTtgcctgaggggggggggagcaaAAATATACAAAGCCGCATTAATGACAGCTGTACACGAATATCAATTATCATCACACTAATTACTCAAAATTATAAAAAATGTGGAGTATGCAGCCACACACCATCATGGCTGGcgataattaattaatgtactaCTAGCTAGTCTATTCAGATATACGAATTGTGTCATGGGCAACATTTCTCtgctaatataattatttgtgatagTCTGGACTCTTACGGTTGGCATCTTTGGCTACTAGTCCCGATCCACTCCTCACTGCACAGGGGGAACAGCACAATCGTGCGTACATACATGGCTATGTGAATCGAACTTACCAGTACATACAAGCTTCGATTCTGGTTTCTATGATAAAGATTAAGTGGTAAAAAGATGCACCATTTTGTAAATTAGATTCACCTCTTGAGCAGACGCTTTCTTCCACTCTTGCCTCATTGTGGCCTCATCTGTATCAAACACCTATACATACACAAACTCCAGATAATGCGCATCAAAATAGATGTGCACATAACAGTAAACTATACAGTATGGAGGACCTTGATAATAGCACAAGAGATCGAGGCATACCTTGAACACATACTccgctagctgtttgttagtgTCGTCATTTGGTACCTCCCTCAAGTTGACAACAGTTGCCAAGGCGATGGTTAGTGTCTGCTTGATCTGTGAACAGAAACAAATATATGCATGACACAAAATATTATATAACCAGCCATAATCAGCTCCTCCTATTAGTATAGCAGgttactatatatagtactCACCTTAGCTGCTTCCTCTGGCCCCTCGTAGAAAGAGATGTCCTTAGTAAAGGAATTGGTATACGCAGCATCGTCACTGTCCGAGTCATCATTGCCAAAAGGTTGAGGGGACCTTGACACACCATGCTTCTGTTTCTGCTCCTGGGGACGGCAAACAGTATTGCTAACTTGTACTGAAAgcatatatgtatatatacaagagCAAGAGTAGATAAAAGAGTTATTAAAAGGCTTATTGTGTTCCATAGGTAGCCATAAATACTCACAGATATCATACAACTGTATATTGTCAGCGCAGCACATGACAATTTTTTTATCGACCAGTATGCATATTCTACTATTTAAAGCTAGTACACtcttaacacacacacacacacacacacacactctcacacacacacacacacacacacacacacacacacacactcacacacacacacacacacacacacacacacacacacacacacacacactctctctctctctctctctctctctctctctctcacacacacacacacacacactctctctcacacacacacacacacacacacacacacacacactctcacacacacacacacacgcacgcgcacgcacacgcacacacacatgcacacacacatacacactcttcacacacaccccacaccccacacacacactctctctctctctctctcacacacacacacacacactctctctctcacacacacacacacacacacacacacacacacacacactctctcacacacacacacacgcacgcgcacgcacacgcacacacacatgcacacacacatacacactcttcacacacacacacacacacacacacacacactctctctctctctctctctctcacacacacacacacacacactctctctctcacacacacacacacacacacacacacacacacacacactctctctctctcacacacacacacacacacacacacacactctctcacacacacacacacacgcgcacgcacacgcacacacacatgcacacacacatacacactcttcacacacaccccacacacacatagattGCAAAAACAGGCCTGCTAAAAAGTATCAATACTCTATACAAAAAATTAACTGAAACAATAATTCATTACATATACAGcaatgatataatgtgtgtgctATGTCTCGATCTCGCTATGTTTTGCTTTCACTCAAGAATGTTATGTTATTATCTTATTTGAGAATGAACGACACAGTCATTATATTAtagaagaggagcttaatTATTTACCTTTATGATCGTTTCTATAATGGTAGATGTCTGTCTGTCTCTCAGTAGGAGGGGCGTGTCCGGTTCATCAGAGCCACGAATTAGGCAActactgtgtgggtgtgggtatgGGAGGGACTAGTTCAtctcagaggaggtctgacatgcgtgcacgaatcactacaggTGCTAGTGCATTTGGCATGGACATATCccgtgaccgcaatgacatcaatgcactaaacttatagtgattcgtgcacgcatgtcggacctcctctgagttcATCTGCTAATATAATCAGCTCATCAAATCGAAATGGTCATTCAACACTTTAATAGAACCACATGACTATTCAGACTCTAAAAGGGATGCCATGAGCTCAGTCAGTCAACACTCCAACACTCAATGTGTACCTTGTACTAGTACCAATCAAAATAcagacataataatttactGTAGCCAACTACATTGTACagccagaggaggctggaaccacttaaCCTTAGCTAAtgaaggtcactaattggatttatcctTCCAGACtcttcaagcctagttttaGTGTCTGTAAGTTTAAAAAGTTATTTTGTAGGGGGgatcaaattttattttcgctaattttgctcagaagcaaaGATAGCTACAATTAAAAGTCttgctcttgtactagcctcaATATCATCAGCGGCTTGTTATCGAGGTCACTGCATAGCTAGCTTtgagacttgtatctctgcttctgcgCAAAATTagcaaaaataaaaatttgaccccccctgaaaaataacgttttaaacttACAGATACTAAAAACTAAGCTtaaagtagtctgcaagagaagtttggataaatctaattagtgaccttaattagctaaagtggttccagcctcctctgttgTACAGCACTTAACATCAGGCTCAAATAAGAATTACTATCATTTGAAACTTTAACATAGATCTTGTATTGATggttaattattattactgataccattattttgcaaattctgCAGTGTTTGTCTAGAGGCTTGCATAAAGAAACTGGTGCGGTTAAGTTAGCACCCAATATTCTGGTGACTGTTCAACTCAGAGCCAAACACTGCaatagctacagtgtatgATTGAGAGTGTGTGCTTATGCCAATTCAGAggaggaacgccagggtcaatagggtcacaTTTGAAGGTTTACTAAACATTCTTgatctgggttcttgacctttgctgcatatactatatgcagcaaaggtcaagaacccagataTATGATATAGCAGCAtagcgcttctgttctttatatgcctgcttggaaagcttactatacctagatctatccagtgcagcaagccagtacatcaaaatttataccctagccactgaaggctaatttccatatctcgtggtttcgaagaatgcaataaaaggtcaaaggttgcaattaaatcctggatctcctctcttaagctgattcctctggggcgcgatagctcaaccaatttctgttgtgattataaaaaggatcaagctattggtggtgtataaacgcaggggcgcgagggtaaactcagttttacatgtaaaacatagggccacgtggtgttttaattagtgaccttttgacactggcattcctcctctgatgCCAATTGGTGTATAGGCTTGCATAGTAACAAACTAACAGCTGCACCACACAGTACAGGTGCCCGCCCACAACATGCCCATGGCCGGCCCaagccaagagtagataaggtCAAgagtactcttatctactcttgccCGGGCCCAAGTACAAGGATAGACTATGAGTGTGAGCTTATATATGATTGGTGTATAGTAACAAACTAAGCCGCACCGCAACACAGTACAGGTCTTCCTGGCCGGCCCACAACATGCATTGCCCAAGCACAAGGATTTAATTAATGTGGCCGTGGAGCCGGAGCTTCATTGCAATTTCTTTACCTTGCTTTGGGGTTTAGAGGCAAGTCCTTGATCTCATAGACCTTCTTAGGTACTGGCAGTGATCTAGCAGCCATTTATATCAACTAGCTGATACCTAGTCTACTGCTAGCTACTATCATAGACTACAATCTACACAAATGACTGAGCTATCTTTTGACCAGAGACAAAATTAAAGATCTAGAGATTCAGTAGATCAATTAATTAACCATTAAATACAATTATACTTCACACTGAATATTGTGCGTGTGCGTCTATAAGCGCAAAAAACTCAAAGGTATATATACTAGAGTCAAAGTTTTGAAGCCATAGTAAGTAGTCCAGTTGCACCCAATTTGATCCGTTTCAGATGTTTTGTCATAAGCTTTTGTTGGAGTGTGGGATTATCGATATCCAAATCTGCCAGAATTTGTTTATTCTCCTTGAGGAAGTCAGCAGCTCTTAGATCAGATGAATTAGCTCGAGTATATATAGACAGCTCATTCAGAGTGATTGTACTTTCTGGAATCTTGAAGAGAGGTAGTATAAAGTTCTTTCTCTCCACTGCATTAGGATTGTCAAAGGCTGAACGCACTGGAGAGAGGATGGGAATGTCTTCACACGGTAcgacacacactccacacaaaTCGTCGGAACTGAGCTTGTCATATAGTCAAAGGTAGTCAGTAATAAGACAGCTCCTTGAGTTTGAAGAGACACTTTACTGGcaggcctgtgtgtgtgtgtgtgtgtgtgtgtgtgtgtgtatgtgtgcatgtatataattaaagTGCAACAATCAACAAAATTGGTTGGTATATAGAGTAATGCACaatataccttaaggtgacatattttcacaggtagatttgtttgcgtttttacagttttgtacattttgctggtataattttttgcaaaatgtagatctggatacattaaacaagaaggtggccaattatttgcgagtactataatttttgcgattttactctcatttgcagaaatagcagaaattaatacacgcgaaaatatgtaaCCTTAAGGTACATAGATGTCGTacttaattacatgcatgcatgcatgcagacatgattataatttcATGTGTCTTGAATTGATTTTGGCTATAGAACAACTTACATGATGAAATCCTCATTGAAAACTGGATTTACAGTCTTCTTTTTGACAGAGGTCTTCAGTTTCTTTGACTGGGTGCATGTGCCTAAAGTGCCAGGGCGGCATCAGGGTCAACTCAACAAATGGCCTGGGTCACTGAGTCCTGTGGGGAGAGGTGTACCAACTAATATACAGTGTGCTGAGTTAGCCGAAACATATTAGAAAACTCTATAGCATTGCAGTTAAACACCCACATAGGTAAATATACAGAGAGTCACACGATGAATGATACATTttctatatacgtatacagtaCGCTGTTACCTGAAGTGTCCAGTCCTGGCAGCTTGTTGGCCTGGAAGAGGTTGACCTCAATAACCTCCTTGTCTTGATGGTAGCCCACACTGAGCAGAACCTTTCCGTACTTATCCTCTCCTGAGTTGATCAGAGCAGTTTGAATATAGGCCAAATCAGAGAAAAATCTCAGAATCAGTTTGTCTGTTTGGAGGCCCAGAACGTCAAGCTGATATTGAAGTACCTGTAAAAGGAAACACAGAGTCACTAGTCCATGGACTGATTACTCGATACAAATAAATAACTCATACACATGAAAAAGTGTTAGTATATAGTACCAGGAGTATACATGAATGAACctctcttcatacactcctgacaGTACTTGGAAATTGTCTCACTGCACCTTATACTTTTCAGTGTTCAAGCTCTCCAAGTTGAGCCCAATACCATCAGCATGGAAGAGCTCTCTGACGCTCTGTAGGATGAATTTGACCTTTGAATAGTATACTGACTGCGATCGCTACTCTTTTTGGCTGCATCAGAGTTGAGCACTCTCTGTAAGCAGTCGCTAGACATGCACCACATGTCTGTCAGGATTCTGTGGGAGAGGTCATTATTATGATCATTTTGCATGAGGCataaagaatgcatgtatatatatatataattatacgaaggTACTTACAATTGTTTAGTCTATACATTCATGAACAAACATGCACATTTGCTGTAGAAATACTTACAGTTGGAAGACTGGAGTGAGAAGATGGTTCCCTAGTGTATGGAGGTTGCTGGCCAGGTAGCTCATCAGGGGGTCTATCACCTGCATGGATATAATCAAGCAATCAATCTCAATACACATGCAGGACACAGTCACCCTCACGCTCATCTCTAGACTGGTAGTGGGCGTCTTCCTCTCAACAATCGCCTCAATAAGTGCAGTTATATCGGGGCTTATCTGGGAGGGGGAAGGAGCAACATTTCTTATTCATTACATGTATCAGTCATATTTCGGCTACACAGATTTTATAGCTAAGTACTTAGCTACGTACCTTCAAAATGATTTGACAGATGATGCTGGCTAATTTCGTACTAATGTCTTCCCCAGCACTTTGAATGATAGTTCCCATAACCTCCTTGGAGTGAGTCTGAATATCTTGCTCCTCTTCTGTTAGTTTCTTGCCGCTCTGTTCCAGTGAGTGCTCCATCAAATGCTTCATTATCACTGTCTTGATGTGTTGCATGTTGTTTAGCACTATGctcagctgtgtgtgtgtgtgtgtgtgtgcatgcgtgcgtgcgtgtgtgtgtgtgcgtgtgtgtgcgtgtgtgtgcgcgtgtgtgcgcgtgtgtgtgtgtgtgtgtgtatgtgcgtgcgtgtgtgtgcgtgtgtgcgtgcgtacgtgtgtgtgtacgtgtgtgtgtgtgtgtgtgtgtgcgcgtgtgtgtgtgtgcgcgtgtgtgtgtacgtgtgtgtgtacgtgtgtgtgtgtgtgtgtgtgtgtacgtgtgtgtgtgtgtgtgtgcgcgtgtgtgtgtgctcagaATACCAAACATCCGTTCAACAATACGATATTAAACATTGTGTCAAGCTGATACAATTAACCATACGTACCTTCTCAGTTGCCCTGAAGTTTCCTTGTTGGTTGAACATGTCCTCTGGCCTGAGGCGATTGTACACCTCAGACACGTAGAATAgagcacactcacacacactcttcACCACGAAGATCTTGAACGTAAATGCCTCCGCCTTAGCTGGCCACTCAAGCTGCACACAGTACAGCAAATGTTGAATACATTACTTTCGACAGAAAACAGATTGAATTCATTAAAGTAAGCTAAGCTTTCTTTTAATTGGTTATGCAATGCTGCACAAGGTAGAGAAATATGTAATCTATGCATTTTTCTTAGTTTTTAGAGGGCACAAAATGAATTTGGACAATCGTATGGAAAGCTTAGAGTGAGCTTTCTTTTTTGGTATGCAAATGTACGCACCTCATCGCTGAGTTTCATGAGGAGTAACAGGAATTCGGTTCCATCAACAGCCGAGGATGAGAACTGGACATCCTCCGTTACCTGGACTACTGTGTCTAGCTCAATGGCTTGCTTGATACGTGATCTGCATCTCTCTGTGGCCAGATCTATCCACTGGTTGACATTCCTCTGGAAACACTTGTGAAAGTTGGCCATCTGCAACTGCTGACGATGTCTGCATGGAGAGAAAAATCTAGTCAAAAATACATTTGATAATACTATAGACAAGTGCATGCCAGCTATGAAACTACAGAGACAAGTTGTATAACTACGGAGATAACTGACTCTTTTGGGATACTTTTCTTGAGTTTCTTGATCTCCTTGATTGCCCTGTACATCTCATACGTGGTGACAGCATCGGGGCTCTCTCTAATCTCCAACTTGGACATGGCCTCCACCACAATCTGCACAAGGGGAAGGAATAGGTTTTTTTATTTGAGTAAACTACGTAAAAATTTAAAGAAACTCACCAGTTTGTTGATAATGAGATAGAAGTGAGTGAAGTAGTCTACGCCAGCTCTGTGGTGGTTATAGTGTGGGGggtcaatgtgtgtgtgtgggggttgcAGTGTGggggtacaatgtgtgtgtgtgggtgcattATTGGGGGTCAATTCTGTACAAAGTGGTTGTGTTGGTTGACACACCTCTGAAAGATGGGGTTGATGTGCTGTAGCACTCTCCTGCAGTGGTTGAGAATGTGCTCAATGAGACCCTTGAAAGCGATCAGCTGCATGTCCGGTGTCTGCAGTGGATGGGGAGAGAGGGTAGTGCATTCAGTAGCTTTGTATACAGCTTTTTTCTTCCACAAGACaaacataaattatgtatatacattactgGTGTACTAACAACATGAATGGTCATTAACGGAGGGAAGCAACTGGTAGAAAAGTTTCAGTAACTATAATTAAGTGCACTCACATTCTGGTCAGGCATTAGGTTGGCACAGAGCACAAGGAACCAGATAGGCACAGCAACTTGAATACTCTTCTCCAGTAACTGTGATAGCCTCCGCTTCTCTTCAGGGAGACGTTCCACGAATGGAGTGAAATTGTACAGTTGAAGCAGAATGCTatagtgagggtgtgtgtgtgtgtgcgtgtgtgtgtgtgtgtgtgggtgtgtgtggagggaggtcATTGATTGAAATTTTGATCTCACTATATTGTACTATTAATTGTAGCATCCTGACTTATTGCAATAGTTGCTAGCCTCTCATTAGTCCACACCTTCAATCAGGTACGggtatataatatattattaATAAACTAGTGTACATGTCTTATAGAGCCTCTTACTAGCCATGAATACTTTATTCCCCCTCCCCTACTACTTTAATTAATGAGAGTACACAGTGTACCAGTCATACACATTCTACTGCATATGACTCTTGCCTCTCTTATTTGCAGTGGATTGAAGTTCCCTTTGACTCACAAATGGCGAGGACCAGGAACAGAGTACTTGTCAGAGGCATGATCAGgtgaggggggagggagggagaatttctacatgtacttacaaaaTCATAGTAGAAAAGCttactgtattattatatcacTCCATTGaccatgcccccccccccccccccccccatacagcCCTCTTCATGCATCACTGTTTGGGCTCACAGCTGGCATCACCGGTACAACAATCCTCTATCACCTTGTCAACCCTCTAACAGCCGCACTGGGTGCTACCAACCTGCTACTCTACACACTTGTATACACTCCTAATATGAAGCGAATCAGTATCATTAACACCTGGGTCGAATCTATTGTCGGCTCTATACCACCATTGATGGGTTGGGCAGCTTGCACTGGTAGTTTGGAGCCTGGAGCCTTTGTACTGGCCGGAGTGCTCTATGCTTGGCAGTTTGCACATTTCAATGCTCTTAGTTGGGGCCTGAGGGGAGACTACTCGAGAGCTGGTTACCGGATGATGGCCGTAACTGACCCGGAAATCCCTAACAAGATCTCCTTCTCTCACTTCCCTCAGCTCTGATGAGCAGCCACCCAAAGAAGAGGTTCCACTAGTGGCAACAGATGAAGGATTCTGTGACTCAAGCCAACCTAAGCTGTGGCCTGTCAACACGAGAAGTAATGTCCTGCAGCTTGTGGAATTGAGTCTTTAACGGCAGATTCCAAgatgagtggagtggagtgtgtggCCTGTCAGATCAACGGAATGAAGTTCTGGGACAGAGAATTTTGGACTTCTGATTATTTCATTCATTAAAGTAGTGCTATTATTGTTCTGATTCATTTTGTTGTATAGTATacgtattatatataattatcgtgtTTCCCATTTgatttgcaacaataattatacgtagttCACACTGTATTATGAAACACACAAAATTTAAGGGATCAGTCAAGTAAATTAAAGCTACAAACTGTGTAACACAGACAGTTATACAGATCTGCTATGATATTGATTTGCGAGCTTTGGTAAGTAGTCCAGTTGCACTTGATTTGATCCGTTTCAGATGTTTTGTCATGAGCTTCTGTTGGAGCGAAGGATTATCGATATCCAAATCTGCCAGAATCTGTTTATTCTCCTTGAGGAAGTCAGTAGCTCTGTGATCAGATGAATTAGCTCGAGTAGATAATTCATTCAGAGCAACTGTACTCTCTGGGATCTTGAAGAGAGGCAGGGTCAGGTTCCTCCTCTCCACTGCATTAGGGT contains these protein-coding regions:
- the LOC135351822 gene encoding protein unc-13 homolog 4B-like isoform X2, with product MPDQNTPDMQLIAFKGLIEHILNHCRRVLQHINPIFQRAGVDYFTHFYLIINKLIVVEAMSKLEIRESPDAVTTYEMYRAIKEIKKLKKSIPKEHRQQLQMANFHKCFQRNVNQWIDLATERCRSRIKQAIELDTVVQVTEDVQFSSSAVDGTEFLLLLMKLSDELEWPAKAEAFTFKIFVVKSVCECALFYVSEVYNRLRPEDMFNQQGNFRATEKLSIVLNNMQHIKTVIMKHLMEHSLEQSGKKLTEEEQDIQTHSKEVMGTIIQSAGEDISTKLASIICQIILKISPDITALIEAIVERKTPTTSLEMSVIDPLMSYLASNLHTLGNHLLTPVFQLILTDMWCMSSDCLQRVLNSDAAKKSSDRSQYTIQRSNSSYRASESSSMLMVLGSTWRA
- the LOC135351822 gene encoding protein unc-13 homolog 4B-like isoform X1, which gives rise to MPDQNTPDMQLIAFKGLIEHILNHCRRVLQHINPIFQRAGVDYFTHFYLIINKLIVVEAMSKLEIRESPDAVTTYEMYRAIKEIKKLKKSIPKEHRQQLQMANFHKCFQRNVNQWIDLATERCRSRIKQAIELDTVVQVTEDVQFSSSAVDGTEFLLLLMKLSDELEWPAKAEAFTFKIFVVKSVCECALFYVSEVYNRLRPEDMFNQQGNFRATEKLSIVLNNMQHIKTVIMKHLMEHSLEQSGKKLTEEEQDIQTHSKEVMGTIIQSAGEDISTKLASIICQIILKISPDITALIEAIVERKTPTTSLEMSVRVTVSCMCIEIDCLIISMQVIDPLMSYLASNLHTLGNHLLTPVFQLILTDMWCMSSDCLQRVLNSDAAKKSSDRSQYTIQRSNSSYRASESSSMLMVLGSTWRA
- the LOC135351848 gene encoding protoheme IX farnesyltransferase, mitochondrial-like, encoding MARTRNRVLVRGMISPLHASLFGLTAGITGTTILYHLVNPLTAALGATNLLLYTLVYTPNMKRISIINTWVESIVGSIPPLMGWAACTGSLEPGAFVLAGVLYAWQFAHFNALSWGLRGDYSRAGYRMMAVTDPEIPNKISFSHFPQL